The Plectropomus leopardus isolate mb chromosome 14, YSFRI_Pleo_2.0, whole genome shotgun sequence DNA window TTGATGTTTTGCAAAGTAACCATTTTTTGTCGGTCTGGTGTTTAGGCATAGGAAGCTGGTTGGTGGCGAGAATGTCGAATTTGCAAGTAAAGATTTGCAAGCGCTAACAGTTTGCTGATTCACAAATGGCTGGAAAGTATGTGTTTTTAGTTCTAACCCTTTTAAAATACAGTAGTGGTAATGGGGTAAAATGGTCTGATGGTGATGCTGTGGAGATGCCGTCAAATACTCAGTATCTCCAGTAGGTCTTCAGCTGTGATCAGAGGTGTCTGTTAAAGCAATAGGATATGATTGCCATCATAGTACATACTCATCACCCATTCAGCGAGTCTTTGTGCTCTCTCTGGAAGCATTtgcatcttttgtttttcctctcagttACTCTGCTTTTGCCTCCGCGCAGGTAACAactgtggccagaggcattgtgttttatcaggTTGCAGTATCTGAAGAAtgcctttaaaatattttgttctttcaaattttgcacaaacgtccacttggccTCAAAAATGAACTCATAGGAATTTGGTGAATTTAAGGTCaaaatgacctctgaccttcaacCTGCCTCATTCTCGTGAAAGCGATATCACAAGAGGACTTGTAGTGAGtttcctcaaaaataaaacatttggtaCAAATGTTCACTTCATCAAggttgaactgattagaatttagtaGTCAAAaacttacacacaaaacacgATAAccacccccccaaaaccccctgAAAGAAATCCCCTGTGTCATGTACATAAAATAAGATGACGCTGAGCAAACACTGCTGCACACCAGTCTCTCTGTGAAAGAGCGAATTTGTCAACAACACccttaaatttagttttatccCTTTAAGAACTCCcttaatttgtttaaaagttGTGCTACCAATCATTTGGTAGGAGTTTGTGTAAAAAATTGGGGCAGAGGATATAGAGATTGGATGacaaacaattttaatttgctCCTTTTATTACAGTGAAACTCAACTTGAGTAACAGTTGCCATTTGACAAGTTTGCAGCTTGTGAAGTTCAGACTTTTGAGCTAAATTAAGCTTTTCCACTCAGTGGCTGGTAAGCAGGAAACTGACACTGATAGTGTCTTAGATGTGCCTTAACTGATGTAGTATCTTGAGTCAGTCTCACTCTTAATAATACTTTTACACATCTCGTCACATTTCTTGGTACTACTCTCACCTAAAAACTTCACTTCCCTTGCactttggatgtttttttttctacatgtaaTGTTCTaaaagttatttcctctcaagAATTATTTGGAGAATACACAATTAACAACAACTATTCATCCCAACATGCTGCCAACTAAACCCAACATTGACTTTGCtatttgcagtgtgtttatgGAGGTTTACAAATTGGCCAAGTCTGTCCTCAACAATAgctcactgttgtgtttttgcatgtttgtacGTTTGTGCCAGCATATGTGTTTGACCATAATTCTGTATGCAAAAAGCCTGGGTTTGTGATCAGCTTTTATTCACACATTCGTGCGAAGCGGTGACAGTGGGTTTGATGCACAGAGATGATAAGAGATCTACATCATCCATCACAGgatatttttgttgaattatttatttttttcaatgccCCATTATTTTCAACGCAGTTTTTCAAATGAAGACGGGATTGCAACCATTTCTGCGTAAGCAGTCTTGCATTGTGGGCAAGGTTATGTGTGACACTGCAGGTACAGTTTTGCACATACATCTGAAACATGTGCATTCATATTCATTTGCATGACAGAGCTTGCAGCTATTAGGGCTTGTTGTTTTGTACCGGTTAGTGTATTATGTTTTCTTGTTCACTATGCCAAGAGAAGGACTCAGATGAACCTTGttctctatatgtgtgtgtgtgtgtgtgtgtgtgtgtgtgtgtgtgtgtgtgtgcgtgtgtgtgtgcatgtttgtgcgtgtgtgtgtgtgtgtttggggatgCACAGACAAAAGAACACAATTATGGAGACATTCACCTGCAAAACATCTAAGACCAGCTGCACAGCGCAGTTCAAAGACTTAACAGTGAGGCACCACTTTTGCATCCGCATCACAGCACACGTTCACAACCGGGACATATCGTCGCCCCGTCGGTGTCAGTCTGGTAGGACTGAAGGTGAGGTTGTTGTGCTTTCCTTACTTGCATGCTTATTGTTCCTCTATTACTTTTTGTTCACTTTTCTGTTCTTGTCTTTCTCAGTGAAATTGCATCCAGTGAGTTTGATCAAAGTGAAGTCAGTCAGTGGGAAACCACAGTGTCTGAATGTAACCTGGAACTACGCCTTAACTCTCTTCGGTGTTGCTGAAGATGAAATCAAAGCTGGAAACCTGATGTCCCAAATAGAGATCACAGAACAGGGCAAGGTCTGCCACTCTCAAATAGGCccaaacacagaacacacaccccacacacacctgcatgaTGGAACACATTCATAAACCGAAGGTACAAGgtgaagcattttaaaatgtcgGAACAACCCACATCAGTGGTGCCGTTTCTCAAACTCAAGGCCAAATTTCTTATGTTTAAATCCTATGACATCCTGCTTTTTTCCCTTAccagtttttttaatggtttgtaATGTagaagataaaaaataagatgTCTGACAAAATCTGAGCATGTGGCACACAATGTAAAGAGCTGCCAGGCTTTCTTACCCggtcaataaaaacacttaaaatgctTCATGTAGCACATTTCTATATTGAAGACTTCTTAAAGACAAATGTGTGGTTTCTTTACAAGTTAGAGGGAAAGTTCatcccaaaatttaaaatacatgtatttcctcttacctgtagtgttatttataaatgtagattgttttggtgtgtgttggtgagtgttggagatatcagacGTACAGATATCTGCCTTCTTTCTAATGtcatggaactagatggcactcatcttgtggtgcaaaaaaatgaaatgtgaaacactcaacagcaatgtcttgcTCTTAAAATCACAATCTGTGACTGAGACTgctgtcctcgctgcagcggctgcaAGTTCGATACTGACCTGCGACCCTTTTgctgtcatcccctctctctccccttttcatgCTTGAGCTGTTCTATCTCTAGTAAAGGCAAAaactaatctttaaaaaaaactggagcAGGTTACTTCAGATAACCTGCAGACCTTGTTGTCAGCAGTTTcttgtaggaactattttctttctaccaaactacacctgtcAACCATAtaactgtgcagaaggaagtgtgcatctactgctagctcaccttgcacaacattaatgtttacatcttgcgctGTCACGAGGACGAGTAGATGTACATTTCCTTCTGTGCAGTCATACGGTTGACAGCTGTAGTTCTGTAGAAAATAGTTCTTACATGCAACTGCGCACAGCAGAGTCTGTGGAACTGtaagaatttatttttgggggcttttagCATAACATGCCGAATgagttccattatatttaagagaaggcagacatttctgtGGCCGATCTCCAATGCTCAGCAACTCACATgaaccccacccccacccaccaaaaaaataatttataataacaCTGTATTTTCTATATGCaagtgaaatgtccctttaatcCTTACCTTACTTTGTCCTTTCTATTTTTCCTCTCCAGTTTGATGCTCAGGtaaaaaatgtgacagtgaGAGACAAATGGTTTGAGGTTTGTAATTTATCCAGGCCTGACACTTTGTACACCGTCAGGCTTCGTCACAGCTACCAAGGCCCCAGGAGTCCCTGGAGCCTGTGGAGCAACACCTGCCAGGGAAGGACAGGAGAGGGCGgtgagaaaaaacacatttgactAACTTGTGTATTGTGTTTGCTGAAAATTTCAGTCACCGTAGTCCTATGTATGTATTTTAGTTTCAAGTATGCAGTGAAGTCAAGTGGGAAAATGAGATGCTACAAATTTGCCATGTGCAAGGTTCAGCAGGGTCGGAAGTGGTAATTTTTTGCAGTTATGTCTAAAATATTTGTTGAAGGAATGTGCAGAAGTTCACAGTATGAGTTTAAAAAGAATGTGTACAACTTACACAATGTATGCACttgttattaaaatcaattttggTGTTTTCGTGAGATTTACtagcagtaaaaaaacaaaaactaataaaatagcACAAGACTTAGTATCAGTGAGCtttactattttctttgtaTCACTAATTATCAGTAAACACAAAGTGAGGTAGATGgcaatgttttgggtttttttggggtgagAGTCAGTTATTACGGTGGGATTAAACCTGAGGTGGACATGAATGTGTGCACCAAATTTTATGGCAATCTATCCAATAATTGTAGAAACATTTTACTTGAAACCACACATGTCGAACTTATGGTGACTCCTCCAAGGGGAGCCTTTgatacagctaaaaaaaaatctcaggtGCCACTAACCACTCATAAGGGTCAGGTAAACAGGATTCTACCTCTGGACACAATGCACGTCCAACAATGTTTTTGCGCTAATAAATTCAGTAAATGTTGTCATACATCcctgaaaaagtgaaaaatttgAGCTGCTGGTGGTACTTGAGGAAATTTCCACACATCAGCAATTAATCACGCAAATGAGAGAGATTTCATGAACTTTCACTGTAACTACCACTGCTGTAAAAAGCataatgtgaatgtttttctgttttttactgctGGCAACACATTTGCATACTACccccttttcattttattcccCACTGTATCTCcctcaaataattattttctcatattttcccCTCCTTCCATCCATCAGCTCCAGATTCAGCTCCAGCCTTCTGGAGGCGagtgaaacaaacagacaagaTTGGTCAGAGACTCATCACGCTGCTctggaaggtgtgtgtgtgcgtgttgaaGTGTGTTGCATTGTGTGTGAATTTGCATCACAAGTTTTATAGTTTAATATGTTTTGCATGTGATTAGTTTTTAATTGCCATCTCCTGGCTAACTGTccctaatttgtttttataactcTGAAATTACTAATTTATGGCGTCATAGTCTTATTCAAATTGAGAATAAAACTGATTTCATAAGATCTCTGTTTATGTAACAGTACATTTAAAGTTCCAGCATCAAACAAAAAGTCACTTTTACTTCTTACATTCTGGTTTCTCTTGCGGTTTTCAGCCTTTGCCTCCCTTTCAAGCAAATGGCAGAGTTCTCTTCTTCAATGTGACGTGTCAGACAAAAGGCGCTCAGGTCCTGATTGATCACGGGAGCTGTAGAGAGTTGAACGATACACGTACTTCCTGCAGCTTGCTCCTGCCTGCAGGTCGATGCTCCTGCACTCTGACGGCCTCCACCTCTGCAGGGAGCTCGCCCGAAGCCAGGATATGGCTCCGTGGAGCATCTGAGACAGGTAGGGTCTTATTTTgagggatactttgccaattttcaaccagctttataGCATGATAATGTCGGTTGTATGCATTCTGATAactgtaggttttctacctctttagcaaaagcacatgccatagctctttttttttggttttctcttgtcatgtagcaccactttcaaaagtatttgcttcttttttttttactaaaaaagaccatctttccagcagtgaaatacatttttaaattgctgcaAGGGTGCTGACATCAAGATACAGTCATGGATGTTGTACCCCATCATGACCTGAGACTCAAATTCTACATCTACACTTTGTTAATTTGATCAGTTTAACAGGTTTTCTCTGCAATTTGGTGGCACAGATGGGTGaccaagtgaaaaaaaaacaatataaagtgTCCCAAAGAGGTGTTGTTGCACTTCAAGTCATAGTAGTTTCAGCGATCCTTTTTAAGATTTCCAAGTCTCTTGAAGTCTACTGAAGGATGAATATTGTCTCCAGAATATTGAACTTCTTAAATCTGTTGTctaaagacttttttctttttgttgcttctCCTTTATTTCTCCTCAGAGCCACCACCCCCGAACCAAATCACTGCAAGTCCATTGGGTGACAGTGGTTTGGATGTTCGTTGGACATTTCCGGTCAGTTGGTTGGCGAGTGGCTTTCTGGTGGACTGGTTTGctgtcagagagaaaaatagcAGCATCCTACACTGGGAAGAGCTGAATAGTTCCTCTACAGAGCTGGTCATAAAGGGTAATCCAACAATAGAGAAATTAAAGAGCTACAATGATGGAGTGAATAGTCGTGGAAtagaatcattttttttagtacatCATTGAGAATTACTATTGTTGACAAGTGCCTTTATCTCTGTGTTGTTATGGAAGGAATAAAGCCGATGGAGCGTTATGCTGTTTCTGTCAGAGCACTGTACGGTGAACAAGGGGCGGGACAGAGCAAGACAGTTCACATTTATACACGCCAAGGAGGTACGTGTTTAACCTGATACATGTATTGTCTCATGCCAAGCTGTTAGAGTTGATTAAGACCAGGACAGCTTAGTTAAATCAAACGGGTCACAAATATAtactttagttttttaaaagctCTGCAATTTCATAAAATAGCAGGGGACTGTAGTTTTGGGAAAAAACTAATCACAAAGAAATAATACCAGTACtattttttgctgctgatgaaaacagattttagtgTATTCACAGCAACAGGATGGTGTATGTTcgattaatattattaattattattaattcattattaatattattaagataatattaatattattaagaTTTACAcgtattttaaaagtcatacTTCCTTTGGTTGAACCTCCCTGCTCCTTTATAGCGCCCTTAGCTGGTCCTAAAGTGTGGTGCAGCAGATCTCCGGCAGCAGAGTGACACTGAAGTGGAGTCCTGTTCCTGTGGAGCTGCTTCGTGGCTTCATCCGCAACTACACAATCTGCTACACAACAGCAAACCAACCAGCCAGGAGtgagttacacacacacacacacacacacacacacacacacacacacacacacacacacacacagacatttaagTGCCCGAGGCCAAGCAGGTCTGCAATGTACACACAATATGAATCCAGTCtgtcaaagaaaacattgaACTGTAACAGGCGTGCTTAAGGGGAGTGGGATGATGGTGTTTGATTTTTCTGAATGGAGTTGTTTCAAAATCCAACAttcagcagtgaaaatattttttggtctGTCAGTCATCCATATTTCTTGATACTTAAAAGGTAGTTCTGTAATTTGCCTTATTTCCCTTTGAAGATGACCTTTAAGGTAGATTACCCTTGATTGGTCTGTTACATgcacatgtttatttgtatgtCTGTGGTGCACTCGGtacattacattaatttaaTAACTCTCCCATTTGCCGAATTAGTTTTAACCTTAATCACAATCTAATAACTAATTCTAACCttcaaaccaataaaataacaccaaagtgtgtcagaaaaacagtcacagtcacagaaatcagttacacattattttagaaaatattttatgtacACTATATTCATAAAACTGTCAAAGATACCAGTAAAATCATGGATGGATCACTACACTGACCTACTTGACACAGGCCCAGGTGCCCATAGTGTCAGGGCCCCCACTGGCccctcacctgcaaaatgtctcTCAATTTAACACATACTGTCCAGGAAGAGAgtcaaaaagaccacaaagagatgcaaaggaaccaCAAATAGACACAGATAACTACAAGAACCCAAAACCgatcagagagacacaaaataaccactaAAAGGTGCAAAACAACcaagaagaaacacaaaatacttacaaagagacacatagcaaacaaagaagacacaaaattacctaaaaacaaacaatggaaaaaaaacactatttggTTACGGGGTATTTTAAtatgatttgtatttttaattttcatcctTATTCTTGGTAATCACATTTTGTCCATGTTGTaccttttcttgtttgtttgttttttcaggagTGACTGTGCCCGGTCACGCTCTCAGTTACTCTCTGGGGGATCTGCCACCTGGTAACTACGACATCTTCATGCAGGCCAACACTGATGCTGGAGCTGGAGAATTTGGGCAGACTGCTTATGTGCACATAGGTGAAGAcgggtcacacacacactcttgacACACCTATACATATATGGCTATAACTTTATCTTAGCTTTACATGTGTTTTTACGTGCAAAGGCCAGGAGGAAATCTCGATAACGATGTATGCCGTCCTTCCTCTCATCCTGACTTCAGTAGTGCTGGTGCTGATGGCCTGTCTGGCAAAGAATAAAATGTAAGGTTGCTGTCTGGTACCACAATAAACAGTAATGACCCATACTTAAACCTCAGTGTcctacttttactgttttacctactttgtgcatttgttaatcattttatataaatactTATTCTCATTCTGTAATGTTTATTCAAACAAATAACCTCGTAGGGTGAAACGGAAGCTGTGTCAGAACGTCCCTGATCCTTCCAACAGCAGTTTGGCCCACTGGACCCCGGAAATCACTTTGGAGGTAACCCCTGTCCCATCAACTTTCTCCAAAATCCTAACATTCATCATTGTTACAATCACAGTTACGCGTCAAACAACTCCATAGTCTGCGAGGTTAAAATTTCatccactagatggcagcagaAGCAGCATTTTCAGCCCTTAAACCTTCCAGACCGTTTTTACTgcaactaaataaaaaaacaaacaaaaaaacgtatttgataaaacacaacaaattcaGCAATgaattcaggaaaaaaagagatactATAAACAACTAACAAATATGCACTAACTGGTAAATATGTTGCACCATCACACATacaagaagaaacaaaaaatatatatcagtaTTAAGTAAAGTATTAAGTCCAGAGAAGAAGTAAACCCACAAGACTAAGGCCAAGTGTTcaaattggtttttttttcctggcagAAGACTGCTGGCAGCATGCTGGGGAAGCCAGTGTGTTTATGAAAAATTCAGAAATTTTCAACTAAAAGCCCTGAGAGCTGCAACACAAAGAGAGTTTTAGCGCTTTCATAAAAAACACTTCTTTAACGCCTTCTCTTTAGGAAATCACATGCAACCAAATACACTCCTCACTgggaaaaattgaaaaagatcCTGGtgctcataaaaaataaaatgattcacggACACTCaccttaaaacttaaaaaagttgtATTAGCAATAAAATAGCCACCAAAAATATCGcaaaaatatgactaaaaacaGCTGGTGTGTCAGTAAAAGTAGATGTGTCAATGTTAAATGGACACAAATAAATGATCACGTACCATCATTGCATAAACCATTAAAAGTTCCCTTCATTGTCTCTGGATGGTTTTTAACACGATTATGGATGCACACAGCTCTGTCACCAGAACTCCTCCAAGAGCACATAGCtgtaatatttgttgttttcattgcCAGTGTACTCTCTGTTAATATACGTCAACTGTTTTCTTTCGTTTGAAGTTTGACTGCTGCTCTTTTGATTTCCATCACCTCGTTGCACCCTCATGTTCTGCAGTAGTATAAATAGCACTCAACTGGAGAATTTGCTCCAACTGCTGCTTATCTCTATGAACCAAATCAAAATATTCACATAACGGAAGTGGGTGGAAAATGTGTAATTACGCATTTTCTTTTACAGATTTTCTAaaaaatctgtggaaaaaagTACTAAATTTGATAGAAACCCAACTAATGATACCAAATATGGTATCTTTATAAATTGCATCCTGGTAATTTTGGTATACTGCATCTGACATAGTATGTATTGAGACATACTAAATCTTTTCTGGCGTACTATATAGTATGGAAATATGGGTGTTGGAACAGTGCGTTAAATAAAAATCCttaaactaaatttaaacacttttgttttccacCTCAGAGTGTAAAGAGGCCTACAATGACAGAGAGGACCGAAATCAAATGCGCTGAAGTTATTTTACTTGGTGCAAGTGAGCAGCAGAACCTCGACCCCGATCAGGACCTCGGCTATCAAAAATTTTCCTCCCATCACCACTCTTTGCTTCCAGTTTCGGCGGCTCAGACGCCTCAAAATACCAGAAAATCTGAGAGGAATTCTGTCAAAAGCTCAGCTAGACTCAAGACGACCTCTAACGCTGACCTCTCCTCCTGCCCCTCCATCTACTCAAGTTTCGTCTGCTCTCAGACAGTCGATGGTCTCTCTACACCCCTCCTGTCCCCCTCCTACCTCCAATCCAATGACTGGCAGCTCAGCACTGTCAGCGTTACTGATGTTAAGCTGCAGCTAGATGGAGACAGTGAGccgtgtgtgtctctgcagggcAGGAGCACCACAGGGTCTCATTCACATCTTTCCCAAGCAGATAAGCTACAACactttcaccattttctgagaCAGCATCAAAGCCCTGTCTCCTCTCATTCGTCCTCTGTCCTGCTGTCTCAACCAGCCGAGGTCACATTACCCCAACACCCTTTTTCTCAAAGCATCTTTAGCTCAGTCCCATCGCTGCAGCACGACGCCTTCACTCACCTCAGTGACACTTTTACAATATCGTTTTCACCTTTTCTTCACTCTGATTTATCCAACTGTCCTGCGGAGTGTGATCCCTACATTTCCCCTGCTGTTTAGCTTTATacgtggaaaaaaagcaattaatttgTTCAGTTAGTGTCCATAAAAACTATGCACCCcctctttgactttttattgaaACTGTCACTCTTCTTTAAATtttatctattaatttatttattttaatttttcccattttgaatCACGGTGGATTGtctaacagaaacatttttctaattttttaacGCTTTATAATCTTTAATTACAAATatgaacagaaatgtaaagcgacagaaaacaacaaaacaaaacagagacattGAAGTGCATTTTAGCACATAAATGACAGACCACTTGTAGAGGTATAAACTTTCAGGCCAGGTAGGTTATTCACATAGTTTATCAACGGGTAATATCTCTTAATGGAGCTGTTGAGGttgcatcttatttttttcttttcagacatgtttttaatCCTCCAAACATCTAGCTATTACTGTAATTACATTCACTTTGTCTGAATTGTCTGAAAAGACAGAACATGATAAATCGAAGGGCggtgaatattttttatagacACTTTAGTTTGTGATTGATTTATCATATTTTTCCACATGTTTGATGCATTGTGATAGTTTTATAgtgtgtttttgatattttgctaCAGCACAGTGCGTTTGAGCCTTCACTTCAGTACTGaggaatgtaaaaaatgaaatgctgctTGCAACAGCGTCCTCTTTAGCtactgtatatattgatatttgtgaatgatttatttttttatccagtGCTCCTTTATTCATGAATGTGCTTTCATACCCACAAATGCATCATTGGTATGTCAATAACTCACCTCGTGTTACGCTGGCGTCTCGAAGAAAACATTGCTTTTCTCGTCCTGCCTCGAGAGtgaacaaaaaatccaaaagtgTAGAACAGTTCTTCATTAATTGATTCACATAGGATTCGTTTagcagcagcaaaatatatcaaaacatcggttaacaaactttcacacaactcaATCCAAGTCTGATTTATCCAGTCATTtgttcagtacttcccaaacacatttatttttgctaaaagctttccatttttttgcataaagaaTTTTACACACAGATCAGTTCAAATGCACTTGCTGGCTCAGGTGCACTATTCTTGTGCACAagttttttaaatctaagtTTTTGGCGAAAAAATGCACTGAACATACGATTGGATAAATGAGCCTTCGATTATACTGCACAGGCTGTGTAAGAGTTTGCAAACATTTACTTCAAAGACATCgagatttttctctttttttagatTCTCCGTTAATTGTTGAgacatgcgagaaaaacaaagttatctAACAATTTTAACATAACGTGGGGTGAGCAGTTGATTTACAAATGATCAATTTGtgggtgaagtgttcctttaaaggTCCGGTGTGTTGGATTTAATGGAATCTAGCAGTGAAGTTAAAGacctgaaacttctcctgtgtgctaagcatgtaggagaactacagtggtGACACGAAAAAGCAAATGGACCCAATGCCAaatttggtttgtctgttctgggctactgtagaaacatggcagactccgtggaagaggacctgctctgtaagtagaaaaaaactgctaattctaaggaaacaaaaacacagttcttttttcagctgtaaacatagttataaatattatattaaatataacaaactgtccaacacactggacctttaagatgtttctgaaaggtttgggttttttttttttttagttgtaatGTGGGATTAtgaattttcacaaaaaaacaacttttcattcaaaaaagaGGACTCTTTGAAGTGACTAACGTAACACCGCAAACAAAGACAACCTATAACGTGAGCCAGTTAACAGCGTCTCTCATCTGTAAACTTTATATTCATCACACCACTGCTGGTCAGTCTCTCCCTGTGGcagctgtttctctgtgtttatgCAGTCTGTCTAGACTCTTCTTCTCAACATATTACATAGTGTGTCTGTTACGTACTTGTAGTTGGACTCTTGAGAGTTCTTTCCACTATCTCATATTACTTTGAAAATTCTCGTACCTCAGATTCAGTCCTGTTTTGtgactaaaaagctgctgattGGAATTTAATCTCACAATAAACCGTCTCTGTGGCAGTGTTTGTGACTGTGATTACTTTAGAATCGAAGGTCTTTTTGGTTTGTACGGTTTGCTTGAGCATTTAAACACTTGCAGTCAGTGCATGAACCACCATTTCATGAAAACTGAACATGCTGTGTGTGAAAGTTTGGATTTgcaatttattcatatttattcatcCTAAATACCTTGTGGTGTCGGTCAAGTGAATTACTTTTATATCCTTTAGACGGTCAAGTTTATTCAGTATGGTTCTAACCGTTTTTCACAGtggacattttgacttgtaggaaaaacacagatgttaCTAATATTGTCAACAATGGCTCTGCTCTGTTTAAGTGTCTCTGACAAGCCATGACAGTGGGACAATGAGCCAACACACACAATACCAGGACTCTGAAACTAaggcagctaaatggaattcagccaccatttattttattatttacatttgtgcatttcctGCTGTGACATGTTAAAACATCTTCTGTGCCAGCTATTtggaaaagtatttttctttttctttttaaataattttgaggggGTTTTGGgggttattattttcattttagtttttctgggttttttcccttttttgttatataattttgatttgggggtattatatctttttttttatttttgaagtttgGGGTGTTATT harbors:
- the LOC121954127 gene encoding LOW QUALITY PROTEIN: interleukin-6 receptor subunit beta (The sequence of the model RefSeq protein was modified relative to this genomic sequence to represent the inferred CDS: inserted 1 base in 1 codon), which encodes MGQSPAVLWTCLLGSGLVLAFCVMTSMADPQPPRLKYCVFQERANVTCHWEAGDHLPTNYTLHVDLIFLQKNTIMETFTCKTSKTSCTAQFKDLTVRHHFCIRITAHVHNRDISSPRRCQSGRTEVKLHPVSLIKVKSVSGKPQCLNVTWNYALTLFGVAEDEIKAGNLMSQIEITEQGKFDAQVKNVTVRDKWFEVCNLSRPDTLYTVRLRHSYQGPRSPWSLWSNTCQGRTGEGAPDSAPAFWRRVKQTDKIGQRLITLLWKPLPPFQANGRVLFFNVTCQTKGAQVLIDHGSCRELNDTRTSCSLLLPAGRCSCTLTASTSAGSSPEARIWLRGASETEPPPPNQITASPLGDSGLDVRWTFPVSWLASGFLVDWFAVREKNSSILHWEELNSSSTELVIKGIKPMERYAVSVRALYGEQGAGQSKTVHIYTRQGAPLAGPKXVVQQISGSRVTLKWSPVPVELLRGFIRNYTICYTTANQPARRVTVPGHALSYSLGDLPPGNYDIFMQANTDAGAGEFGQTAYVHIGQEEISITMYAVLPLILTSVVLVLMACLAKNKMVKRKLCQNVPDPSNSSLAHWTPEITLESVKRPTMTERTEIKCAEVILLGASEQQNLDPDQDLGYQKFSSHHHSLLPVSAAQTPQNTRKSERNSVKSSARLKTTSNADLSSCPSIYSSFVCSQTVDGLSTPLLSPSYLQSNDWQLSTVSVTDVKLQLDGDSEPCVSLQGRSTTGSHSHLSQADKLQHFHHFLRQHQSPVSSHSSSVLLSQPAEVTLPQHPFSQSIFSSVPSLQHDAFTHLSDTFTISFSPFLHSDLSNCPAECDPYISPAV